Sequence from the Bacteroidota bacterium genome:
TTTTCTTCCGGGATCGTCGCACGGAAATTCAACCGAAGAAGTGATGGATCATCTTTTGAAGATCGCGCCCGCTGCCAGGAGTGTGCGCTCACACGCGGTAGTGCAATCAGGACAGTTGCTGAATTATTATGCGAAAAAAACAAAAATTAAAATTGATTCTACGATATTTCTTCCGGAGATGCCGCACATCCGCCCGGTGAATCATCTTTTGCCCGATGGGAATTTAGTTCGTGTTCCTTTTTTCTGGGCCGATGATTATGAATTGTGCAAATCAGAAAAAGAATGGAAACTCAAAAGTTATAGTGAGATGCCGGGATTGAAAGTGATGATGTTTCATCCTGTAAATATTTTTCTGAATACACCTTCGCTGAATTTTTACGCTGCTTTCAAAAAAAATAATCCGGATATGAAAATACTCAGCGAAGAAAGCGCTTCCGCTGCAGCCAATAAAAGTCAAAAAGGAGTGGAAAACTTTTTTGTAAATTTGATCGAATATCTTTCCGGGAAACCAACCTGGTTCCTGCACGATACTTTGAAACTCATTTAGCATTTATTCAGTGATCACACCCGACCACACCAGGCAATACAAAAAGGACGGATACTGTCTCGTAAAAAAATATCTCGATCCTTCTTTGCTGACTGAAATTCTAAATGAAGCGCGATCTATTTTCGATGTACAACTCCGGCGTAATGGAATTTCTCCCGGGAAAAACGCAGATCTCCATTCGTTTGAATTGGCTTTGTTCGAACTTTTCAAAAAAGATTACAATGGGTTTCTCGGCAGCGCAAAATTGGTTCAGCATACTTTATCCATGCATCGCCTTGCTGTGAGTGAAAAAATCGACTCGGCGCTGAAAAAAATCGGATTGAGCCATCCTGTTATTTGTGTGAAGCCCATTATTTTTTTCAATTCAAAATTTCTCGCAAAAATGGAAGGGCATTATAAAACACCGGCGCACCAGGATTGGAGAAGTATGCAGGGAAGCCTGAATTCAGTGGTGGTGTGGATGCCGCTTGTTCCTATTGATAAAGATCTTGGGGCTGTTGAATTTGTTCCCGGAAGTCACCGGCATGGATTGCTTGAAAGCGAAAAAGATGATTGGTATCGCCACGTGAATAATGCAGAGATCACTGAAAATAGTTTTGTTCCTGCAGAAGTTGAACCCGGAGATATGGTTCTCTTCTCCGCATTTCTCGTTCACCGTTCCGGAAATAATATTACGGATCGCATTCGCTGGTCAATGCATTTCCGCTATAATGATGTGCTCGATCCTTCTTTTGCACAGCGCAGTTTTCCGCATCCGTATGTTATCTATCGCCCGGAGCAGGAAATAATCACGCCCGGCTTTCCGACGAAGGAAGACCTGGATAAAACTTTTTCCTGAACTTTTATGCAAGAACGTTTCATCAGCGATCTGAACCAGTTGGAAAAAGGCGCACGCATCGCTTTGTATGGCGCCGGCGCAGTGGGAAAATATTTCCTGGATCAGTCTGAAAAAACAAAACATGTGAAAGTGGTTTGTTTCATTGACGATCAGAAAAAAGGAGAACGGTTTGGTTTGCCGGTTATCGACCCATCACAACTTGATTCTTTTCAACCCGATCTTGTTCTCATTACTACTTCTTATTGGCGGGAAGTGAGATTGAAACTCCAGGAAGTAAAATGGAATTCGTTCGCTATCGGAGATCCTTTTTTTGAAGAAGAGAAAACAGAAATAACAATTTGCCCTGCGCGGGGAACGGAGTTGAAATTTCACACACCGTCACGCGTGCTTCGGTTCATTGCCGATGCATTTGAAACGATCGAACCTAAAACGCTCGATTGGATCGATTCTTTTTCCGCCGGAGAAACGATGTACGATATCGGCGCCTCCAATGGAATGTTCGCCGTTTATGCTGCGGTGAAAAAAAATTGCTGTGTAGTTGCATTCGAACCCGATGCACAGAATTTTTCCGTACTTGAAATGAATCACTTTCTCAATAATAAAAAAATCAGCACGCCCATCATTTCTTTGAACGTTGCTGCTTCCGATAAATATGATCTCGGTTCATTTCACGCAGTGAATTACGGAGCCGGCCATCACAATAAAACGCTGGAAAAAAATTCTGATCTGCATACTGCTTATGCGCACACGCAAATGGTGCTTACCGCTTCGCTCGATAAACTCATTACTGATTTTAATTTGCCTGAACCTGATCATGTGAAGATCGATGTAGATGGAGCGGAGTGGAATGTGATGCAGGGAGCTGCAGGAAGACTTGCATCGGGAAAAGTGAGATCGTGGTTGATCGAATTACGGGAGGGCACACAGGAGGCGGAAAATATTTTCAACCTGATGCAAAAAAATAATTACGAGATGAAGGAACGACAGAAAATTGCGGAGATCATTGGTCCGCCTGTAGAAGGAGTTTACAATTTTCTATTTCTGAAAAAAGATGAGCACTGATTTTTCTGAAGACCGGACATTGTATCTTGCCTGGCAACTGGTGAAAAAACTGGAGCTTGACCTGCGCGGAATGCACGTGCTCACGGAATGTGCGAGTGGCGCGTATGCATACACCGCGCTCATGGCGTGTATGGCGGGTGCACAGGTCACCGCAGTCGGGCGCGATTCTTCATTCGGAACTTTTGTGGAAAATAAAAACACGCTGGAAAGATTGGTGAAGAAAGCAGATCTTCCCGGGAATGTTTCTATTTGCAGAAAAGAAGAAATTCAATCGTGGAATGAATTTGATATTGTAACCAATTCAGGTTTTGTCCGCCCTATCGATTCAGCGATCATCAACAAATTAAAAAAAGATGCGGTCATTTGCCTCATGTGGGAAACGTGGGAGCTCAGGAAAAATGAAATTGATATTCCCGCTGCTCAAAAAGCGTGCATTCCCGTGATCGGCACCAATGAGAATTATCCGCTCACCGATATGTTTCGGTACCCCGGATTACTTTCTTTGCATTTGCTTTTCAGGATGCAGATCGAAACCGGTAACAGTGATCTTGTTCTCGTTGGCGGCGGACTTACCGGGAAACTCATTGCGGAAATGTGGGAACGCATAGGATTGAAATTTGACTGGTTTACTAAAAATGGCAATGAACGTAAAACAAATTGCTTTCCTTATTCTGATCTGAAAACAATTTTGCAAAAAGAAAATATTGATGCCGTGATCTGTGCGGAGCATCGCGAAAATATTTTACTCGCCGGTGCAAATGCGGATCTGAAATTCACAGACCTCAAAAATAAATTTCCTCATTTGCGATGGGGACATATTTCGGGAACCATTGACGAAGAAGAATTGAAACGCTCCGGATTATTTCACCATCCCGAAAAGATAATGCCATTCGGATATATGACTTACAGCGGAGATTCACTCGGCCCCGCTGCAGTGCTTGAACTGAATGTAACGGGTTTGAAAGTCGGTGAAGTTTACACGCGCGCAAAAAGAGCAGGAGATGGAATGGAAAATGCAATTGCAGCAACGGTGAAACATGGCGCAGGGCAGGATTTCGAAGGAGGATTCATGAAATTCAATTCCGTGAAATAAAACTTCTTTGTGGTGAGAACAAAAATGAAAATCGAAAAAGACTAACTTTCCGGAATGGATTTGAAAACTCTTCTGATGGATCCGGCAATTGCCAGCGATCCCGAAAAGGTCGCGTTGCTGCAGAATATTGTGGGACTGCAAAATGCCATGCGAGATATTACGCTCACTCGCTTCGATCGCGCCAATCCTTTCATTGAAGATATCACCGACTGGAAAGAGCGGGGCGAACGTCTTTTCGGAAAAGGAAAAAATATTACGGTTTACAATTCATGCACAGTAGTTGGTAAAGTGGAAGTGGGTGAGAATACATGGATCGGCCCGTACACCGCGCTTGATGGAACCGCCGGATTGAAGATCGGGAAAGGATGTTCCATTTCTTCAGGTGTAAATATTGTTTCGCACGATTCGGTGAAGTGGGCGCTTAGTGGAGGAAAAAATCCGTATGAATATGGACCCATCGAGATCGGCGATTTTTGTTTTATAGGAACAGGAGCGTTCATTACAAGAGGTGTGAAGATCGGAAAGCATTGCCTCGTGGGAGCAGGAGCGGTGGTCACAAAAGATATTCCTGATTTTTCGATTGCGCTGGGTGTGCCTGCGATCGTCAGGGGAAAAGTGGTGGTGAACGGAGAAAATGTGGAATTAATTTTTCATTCCTGAAAAATGCATTACGCAGCCCTGATCTTCCTGCTGCCTTCGCTCCTCTCATTTATTTTCGGGAGACTCTTTGCAATTCCAGGTTCAGATAAATATTATCACAAACTTCTAATCGCACTTATTCGTACTAATAAATATTATCCCATCACCACGCACACTTGTTTTGTGAATACAACCAAACAGAGTTATCCGCAATTGGTTCACTGGTTGCTTTCTTTTTCCAACGACAAAACTTTCGAATGGTTCAATCGCAATATGCCATTTGCGATTAATTTTTTTCTCGGCATGAGTTGCATTTTTATTCTTCATCTTTTTCCGGGAATGCTTGGGATTACGCTTACTGAAAACCAAATACTCTTTTCTGCTCTCATTTATGCACTCGTGCCTTATGTCTTCAATCCCGGAAATGCAAAGAACGTGGGGCTGAGTGCAAGGGGAGTGGGTGTTCTTTTCGGATTGTGGTACACGTTTGCGTTGCTCGCCGTTCATCACGATCATGAAAATCAGATCATGATGGGAATTGCCGCTGCAAGCGCTTTTTTCATTTTGTTCTCCAGCCAGTTTGCTACGCAATACCTCGTGCTGGGAACAATTCTCATTTGTATTTTATTGCGCGATCCGCTCATTGCTTTGTTTCCATTCGCAGGATTTTTTATCTACCTCGTTTTTTTTCCACGGATCGCATTGCGTTCGATCGCTGGTCAATGGAGCCACAAAAAATTATATTTCACTCAACTTGCAGATCGCTTTATTCTGAAAACACGTTACAGTATCTGGCGCGATCTCGTGTATGATATTCCGAAAATATTATTGACCGACATACGGAAAGGATATAATCCATTGCGCGTTTTGTTCTCTGCTTTCCGCAAGCCATACATTGCAGGAAACCCGATGCTCATTGTTGTGACAGAAATGTTGCTCGTTCCATTGGCCTGTGTTGCGTACTGGTACGGGCGCGCGATCCCCGGAGTAGCATTGATTTCTGTTCCTGTGTGGACAACTCTTTCTCTTTTTTTTCTTACGAGTTTCCGCAAAACAAG
This genomic interval carries:
- a CDS encoding acyltransferase, producing the protein MDLKTLLMDPAIASDPEKVALLQNIVGLQNAMRDITLTRFDRANPFIEDITDWKERGERLFGKGKNITVYNSCTVVGKVEVGENTWIGPYTALDGTAGLKIGKGCSISSGVNIVSHDSVKWALSGGKNPYEYGPIEIGDFCFIGTGAFITRGVKIGKHCLVGAGAVVTKDIPDFSIALGVPAIVRGKVVVNGENVELIFHS
- a CDS encoding FkbM family methyltransferase — encoded protein: MQERFISDLNQLEKGARIALYGAGAVGKYFLDQSEKTKHVKVVCFIDDQKKGERFGLPVIDPSQLDSFQPDLVLITTSYWREVRLKLQEVKWNSFAIGDPFFEEEKTEITICPARGTELKFHTPSRVLRFIADAFETIEPKTLDWIDSFSAGETMYDIGASNGMFAVYAAVKKNCCVVAFEPDAQNFSVLEMNHFLNNKKISTPIISLNVAASDKYDLGSFHAVNYGAGHHNKTLEKNSDLHTAYAHTQMVLTASLDKLITDFNLPEPDHVKIDVDGAEWNVMQGAAGRLASGKVRSWLIELREGTQEAENIFNLMQKNNYEMKERQKIAEIIGPPVEGVYNFLFLKKDEH
- a CDS encoding phytanoyl-CoA dioxygenase family protein; this translates as MITPDHTRQYKKDGYCLVKKYLDPSLLTEILNEARSIFDVQLRRNGISPGKNADLHSFELALFELFKKDYNGFLGSAKLVQHTLSMHRLAVSEKIDSALKKIGLSHPVICVKPIIFFNSKFLAKMEGHYKTPAHQDWRSMQGSLNSVVVWMPLVPIDKDLGAVEFVPGSHRHGLLESEKDDWYRHVNNAEITENSFVPAEVEPGDMVLFSAFLVHRSGNNITDRIRWSMHFRYNDVLDPSFAQRSFPHPYVIYRPEQEIITPGFPTKEDLDKTFS